The genomic DNA ACACCGTCGTCTGAGGGACTTTACTTAGACTTTCACTCTCTTTAAAGTTTCTCCACAGGTCTGGAAAAAAAATAATGTCAGTCTGATGCACACACATACAAGTTAAATAAGCTAAAAACAAGAATTTAAATGGTGATGGGTGGCAAATGAAAACCAAACTCTGAATCTTCACAATTTATGTTTGCAAGTTAGTACGCCCCTTTCACCTCTCTGGGGAGCCGCTCTAGAGCCGTGTTTCCATTataggactttgctaagacgtcagcatTATGCAACCATTTTTGGCAGTAACTGGCATCAgtgatcagcaccaaaaggcaCCCACGGATGATAATACCACTGAAAAAGTTTCATTCTGTCAATGTACGCCATCTGTTTCATGTAAAAAGTGACGTTCAGTGACCAGAAATAGGATGGGGTGTCATGTGTAAAGTCAGTCATACCTTAACAGCAGTATTCTGGGTTATTTAgtttatcataagagaaaaaaatgggagtTCATTTTTCTAAGTCATTCATGCTGTGAAGGTCCGTTAAAATAGCCTGAAAGTTCTAATAGTCTAAACAGGGCTTTAGTGGGGCATCCCAGGAGTATAGTCCCTCCAGCAGGTCTTAGGTCAGATCCACCAGTCCAAAAGTGACAATCCATCCTCCTGGTCAAACATCTTGCATCCTTACCAAAATGTCAAAACCACCTCAACCAGCTCTTTTTGATGTGGCGGAGCAGCGACTCTACTCTGAGGCTGTATGGAATAGACCCTCTCATCCTGCCCTTTAGTCAGACCGTTCTGCAGAGGAAGCTAATTTCAGCTGCCTTAATCACCTCTTTCGGTGCCTCTAATGGTAAACTGGTCCCGGATGATGAGCTAAAAGAGATTCAGAAACCTTTATGATGGCCTCAACAACAAGGTAGCAAGACATCTTGTATGGAGTAGCGCTAACAGGAGACTCATTAACAAAAGAGTTACAAACCCCCCCGAGTTGTCATGActataaactagatctattaaacctaagatGGGTTTTTTaatcaggctgtaaacatgtttatttctgctgtgaatttggcatttttaacatgggggtcaatgaggatttgctcacttctggtgccagcccctagtggatgagggtggaactgcagtttttgccAATTTCGTGTTGGCGTCTATTTGACTGCAGAATTATGAGGGCTTGGTGACAGCCAAGGACTTTGTGGTCTGACCCAGAGTTGATGGCATCACAATGTCACATCGCTTTTTAAATATTTATGACACAACGTGTCCTGATATTGTAGTATTTATCTATTATAAGTCACCCATCTGAATTTAAATGCAGTCACGAGAAAATGAAAAAGCCAAACCTTCACTGAGTGTCGTAAGAAGTTTGTAATTTTCAGGATGATCTGTGATGTCTTTCCTTTGAACGTCACCAATGTCCATTATCTGTAAAACACCTATTCAGAGACAAATAGCTCAGAACCTTGATTTGGTTCAAGAAAACACTTTTCAGGTTCTGTTAGCTACTCATCCAGATGCTCTAACAGCAGTTTGTAAGTAAAAGGCAGACAGCTTTGTTAGATGGAAACCAAACCTGATAACTTAAGCTTCCAACAACACCTATTTAATGATGGTATGTATTTATTTGGTTTGTGTTCAATAATTGTACTTGTCGACAAAAAGCTGGGGTGGTGTAGGCTGCAGTAGTACTATAGCCACAGCTGTTCAGTCTTGTTTTCCTTTGCACTGAATACGACTGTGTCTGTTTTGTTGTTTCTGATTCACTGACAGTACAAATTCCTGAAACTTGTGACTTTATAGAGAACAgtaaaatatttgttttaatctctctctctctctctctctctctctctctctctctctctctctctctctctctctctctctctctcttccccctccctcctctctctctctctctgtctctctctcttccccctccctcctctctctctctctctctctctctctctcttccccctccctcctctctctctctctctctctctctctccctctctctctgatctaattctctctaaaaacctggattttctgtttctgtctgaagtttggcagcaaacatctgattattctggtctgattgaactctgcccgagtggttattcttttcttagccagcctctgggttctggtcgtggtggaggcctagctgttgttttcagagaccatcttccatgtagctctacaacctctggtgactttgcttcctttgaactgcagctgattaaagtcgggtgtaaggacccgttctactgtgcagtggtttatcgtccacctggtccaaatagttatttccttcaggagtttagtgactttctatcctccactgtgaagctgtccagactggtgattgttggtgactttaacatccacgttgatgatccctctgatcactttgccatgaatttctccagccttatggactccttcggctttacccagcatgtttctggccccacacacaccagggggcacactctagaccttgtttttaccctgggtctaaatgctgacaatgtttgtcctgaggacgtttatatttcagatcaccattgcattttctttaccttgtcagtttctgcgtccccacctcctgctcgccgtatggttagttctcgttttcttaatgagagcacagctagcaatttttctgctgcttttgatccaccctgttcttctgataacgacacaGATTACTTAACTTATCAAATTAACAAGCACTGCCTCtctattctggacaacatctgtcctgtcagaaccagatcagttcctgcagtgaaccctactccctggtttactgcttactttaagaatgatgtaatccacccacttcttaaaaaaccgagtctctacCCCTCTCTCCattgcagcttcagacccatctctaaacttccgttcatctccaagatcttggaaaaggttgtggctaaacaactctcagctgctcttgatgaacataacatctatgattgcttccagtcaggtttttgtagagctcattctactgaaacagctcttcttagggtctctaatgaccttctgactcacagtgatgcaggggactgttctgttctggtcctgctggacctgactgcagcctttgacactgttgaccatcacctgctactggagagactcagagactgggtaggtctatcaggatctgctctggagtggttctcctcttatctctctgagcgctccttttctgtggccatctccaagtttaggtcctccaccacctctcttacccagggtgtcccacaaggttctgtgctggggcctctgctcttcctcctctatctgcttcctcttcagcacatcctgagctccttcaaaggaatctcctaccatctttatgcagatgacatccaactgtacatctcctttaagccccatgagatgtctaagctgcagctgttacacacctgcttagactctaccaaagcctggatggctgggagctttcttcagctgaatgaagataagactgagatcctcatctgtgccccagacatgctggttcccaaagtcagagactctcttggtcagcttgcttcccacaccaaatcttctgtcaggaatcttggtgtgacttttgacccagctctcaccctggattctcatgtcagttctcttgttcgctcttccttcttccatctcaggaacattgctaagctgagttccattctgtcccgctctgaacttgagacagttctccacaccttcatctcctcacgcttagactactgtaactctctttttacgtgtgtgagcagaacctccctgaaccgtctacaggtggttcagaatgcctgtgctcagcttctgaccaagtcctccaaacacacccacatcaccccgcttctcctccagcttcactggctgccagtcaacttcagggttcatttcaagatcctggttctggtctatagggccttacatggacaagcaccatcttacattggtgatcttcttagtccctacacccccagcaggtccctgaggtccagtgatcaaagcctactggttgtgcagcactaggctaaagaccaaaggtgacagatcatttgctgctgtggcccccagactctggaactctctccccctgagcctgagatcagtggactcagtggtctcctttaaaaagcagctgaagactcacttgttcaagctggcttttgtatgaccttcttcaccactctctctttattcggctctccccacctattccaccttcctcaggatccactgatttccctctttcttgttcactctctctctttcttaacattttttaatcacaatttgtctatttttgctcattttaaatatatttttaaacattttctaaattatttttatattttttgtttttgtgaagcgcctcgtgatttttatcctgagaggcgctatagaaatgatattttcttctctctctctctctctctctctctctctctctctctctctccccccccccccccccccccccccacacacacacacacacacacagtcagacaTCTATCAAATAACCCTAACTGACCAAAAACCTGACAGGTTTAGTCTGATTTAATGTCAGACAGAAAGGAgaaatggctgtgtgtgtttatctgtTATATATGAACATCTGGTTTCAACTgtgcagatgttttttttataGGATATCACTGAGAATTGGTCTCCTTACCTTCTACAATGTTCCATACTTGCACTTCAACCTCAGACGTACTTTGCCTTTCAACAGCAATGATCCGAATTGTGTTTGATGAGTCGGCTTTCAGAGATGACTCCACTTTATACACCAGGAGGTCATTTTTATACCCAgaatagcactgggtctgattagtgTCTGCTTTACTCTCTGGAAACAGAAACAGATGGAGTGAGATAATAATGTTTTCATCCCATCAGTATCACATCAGTACAACCAGCTCCTGTCCTGTGCAGGTCACACTTGGCTACCTGGACACATCTTGCAGCATTTTCCTGGTAATTTGATGGGATGTTTGCATGGGTACTGGTCGGGACATGTGATGCGTCTGcagtcctggaggccatcagtacaAGTGCAGAGGATGCATTCCAGGACCTTCCCCAACACTGGATGCCATGTGTCTCCATGAGAATATGTCTTGCCATTGTATAAACACACTGGGAGAAATGAGAAACATCTGAGCGTTGCTCTCCATACGGAAACAATCATAGACGTGCGAGGAACGTGCCCCATAAAATTAAATACCTGTGAAAGATCTCTGTGCTGTGCAAGTCTCACCTCTTTGGTGTTTCCTCTGCAACAGAAACTTCACAGTGGTCTCTGAAGCCCCTTGGAGGTTGAGTCTGCTGAGGCTCAGGCTCCTGGAGGAGGTCTTGGTTCGGTGTGGAGTGGTGCGGTCCGACCGCAGCTGGCTCTGCTCTGCAGAACACCGGTCCATCGAGTGCCTCTGGCGCaaacacacatttaataaagacacTCACTCATCCACTCCTGTTATTAGCTGCCTTTTTCACACAAACCATAAAAGATCACAGAAACATAAAAAAGTGAGATAACCTAAAGAATCCTGATGGTAAACTATTTATTCACTCAGCCTGGCCTCTTCAGTGAGATTTGAGCCCAGTTAAGAAGCAACTGAAAACAAGACTTCTAAGTTTTTACAACATTTAAGTTTCCATAGATCAGAAAGAACATACGACTCCTCTGTTCAGCTGTTGGTTTCCGTCCTCTGCTGACGAGGACCCGCTGGTGCCCTGATCTGGGAGAAACCAGGACAGTGACATTCACTCACAATGTCTAGTTGGATTTAACATATTTTAATTTAATGCAACTTCAGTTTAGTATTTTTGTTTTCATGTATTTTTGTACCATTCTATGTCTCCATTGTTTTCCCCCCATAAAATGAAGTCCAATTTTGTATTTCGTTACTTGGTGAACATTCAACATGTTTGTGGCATACTCTACTGGAGGAGTCCGACTACCTTTACACACCAAACAGCAGGTGCCTGGGACTGGAACGGGTGAGGAACAGGTGATGGGTTGGCATGTTTTCAGAGCACAGAAGATGTTTCCACCCTAAAAGAAAAAGCAAGAGCgtgatttggttttattttgatgTGAAGTGCTTCAAAGACTGTAAAATACAACAAGTAGATTTCTAAACTCATAAATGAGTCTAAAACATAAAAAGTAGATGCATTATCTTTGTTATTTATTCTTCTGTAATTAGTCGTTGTCCACTCCATTTAggtgaggtagatgttttcatcactCTTAAAAACAAGATTTTAGCAGCACTACACATGCATATacatctccctgggctgccaccttaccgtggtggaggggtttgagtgtctcaatgatcctaggagctaagttgtctgaggctttctgcctctggtagggtcacccatggcaaacaggtcctaggtgagggatcagacaaagagttgcacgaagacctcttatgatgaattatataaatggaaaccgcgtTCCCTcggccggacgtgggtcaccggggcccccctctggagccaggtctggaggtggggcacgttggcgagcgcctggtggccgggctttcacccatggagcccagccgggcaaagcgcgaagaggaaacgtgggtcccccttcccatgggctcaccactcgtgggaggggccaaaggggtcgggtgcagtgggtGACGGGTGGGAGTCGAGggcgggaccttggcggtctggtcctcggctacagaagctggctcttggcacatggaatgtcacctctctggtggggaaggagcctgagttggtgtgtgaggttgagaggttccgactagatatagtcggactcacctcaacccaTGGCTCTggatctggaaccagtttccttgagaggggttctaccactctggagttgctcccactgagaggcgccaagcaggggtgggcatactagttgcccccccatcttggtgcctgtatgttggggtttaccccagtgaatgagagggtagcctccctccgcctacgtgtggggggacgggttataactgtggtctgtgcttatgcaccaaactacagttcagaccacccaccctttttggagaccttggagggggtgttgtaaagcgctccttccggtgaccccctcgttctgctgggggactttaacgctcacgtaggcaacaacagtgagacctggagaggtgtagttgggaggaacggccccccctgatctgaattcaagtggtgttttgttattggacttctgttgcAGTCATGGAttgtgttcagacataaaggtgtccatatgtgctcttggcaccaggacaccttaggccgcagctcgatgatcgactttgttgtttcatctgacctgtggccgcatgtcttgaacactcggttgaagagaggggcagagctgtcaactgaccactacctggtggtgagtcggctcagatggtgggggaggatgccggtcagaccaggcaggcccaaacgtatcgtgaggttctgctgggaacgtctggcagagtctcctgtcagaaggagcttcaattcccacctccgacagaacttccaaaatgttccgggggagtctaaatggaccctgttccgtgcctccattgttgaggcgtctgaccagagctgtggttgcaggatcgCCTGTGCCTGTCgttgtggcaacccccgaacccgctggtggacaccggtggttagagatgctgtcaagctgaagaaagagacctatcaggtatttttggcctgtgggactccggaGGCAGCTGACGGGCACCGGATGTCCAAGCGgaatgtggctcgggtggtcgccaaggcaaaaacccgggcatgggaggagtttggtgagaccatggagcaagacttccatacggctttgaggagattctggtccaccatccagtgcctcaggggggaaagcagtgcgctaccaacactatctatagtggggatggtgtgctgctgacctctactcaggacattgtggatcggtgggcagaatgcttcgaagacctcctcaatcccaccaacacgtcttccagtgaggaagcggagtctggggactttgggttggcctctcaaatctctggtgctgaggtcactgaggtggttaaaaagttcctctgtggcaaggctccaggagtggatgagatccgctctggatgttgtggggctgtgttggctgacgtggctctgcaatatcgcgtggacatttggggcagtcccactggactggcagaccggggtggtggtccccttatttaaaaagggggactgcagggtgtgttccaactacagggggtcacaatcctgagccttcctggtaaggtctattcaggggttctggagaggagggtccatcggattgttgaacctcagattcaggaggagcaatgtggttttcttcctggccgtggaacactggaccagctctatacccttagggggatcctggagggtgcgtgggaatttgccaaaccagtctacatgtgttttgtggttttggagaaggtgtttgaccgcatccctcgagGGGCTCAGTGggaggtactctgggagtatggggtaccaggacctctgatacgggctgttaggtccctgcatgaccggtgtcagagaatggtccgcattgccggcagtaagtcgggctcgttaccagtgagagttggactccaccaaggctgccctttgtcactgattctgttcacaaCCTTTATGAAAATAATATGTATataataaagacagatttcaattagaagatgtgcaaagccagttaacagcatgtttacagagagaaaacaaacaaaaaggaaaggagatggatcCTGTCGCACCGTGTGTGTGCCCcccaccacccaccccccacccaccacccccGTACACCTGCAGCGGATGCAGTGGGCACAGTCATGGCTCCGAAAAGGCTGCAGGAGTCCGGGGCAGTaaagagacaaaagaaaaaacaacgggatgatgctgttgcttcgattgcaggtaagacaagtattttaatggaaattcttaattttttatctatttctaattctaaacaagtgtggtcaagttcagagggtcgtttgacctagcttaaattcggacttgttactgctgttaattaatctgtttttggtcaaattttgccaagtttggtaagcatgctgcttttcaggacttttatttggtgtttttcgcactctgcttccgtacatttaacattttgactcttatctgcgtggtttgggcagatttcgttctctgcttctccagtctgttaaaagtATAATGCGCCACTCTGTCCCAACAGAGTCCACCTACCGGGCATTCAtcagtagctgagtgagagaggctgagagggagagaaactcagagaagctttagagctgttttactgctggagaaaaaaaacgtagcaagtcatcatcctcctaaatgcagttattctcttctgaatcggcacttctttaaagaagaaatagttaaatgcaacaaagggaaatatccttttattcagcctgttcatgtgacttgtatcaaaaaataagtctgaacagtgttaaaggttgttcatctaaaaaaaTAGATCTGGAAGAGTttgaatatttttttgttttaataagttcatcttaaaacatctttctcaagtaaaataaagtttcctctgtgaggtcagataggcccatctgtgctgttttgaaacagaaataaacaaatgaatcatatttgtccacccaaatacttaaatatcacaaaaacaggaaggacaaaaacaccgtcgaggtaaagtaagaaattttattttaaaataagcggctgtttgtgattaatcatgagttaactatggacatgatttatatcattattaaatagcctatgtggcctataggctatgtaactgagatttaaaatgaaaaattagacaaacctatattcaaattaggtatttgctctatgttgatatttatatttcataaacatttacgggccaaggggaacatcagctgctgatggtataatttgaagaaaaaagtccattttgctaacctcctcccttcatattcagaattttctagttgtgtataaaatgtgtgtattgtgcctctctagttcttaataaaagttaaatagttttgaatttagtcatgtcacatgccagtgatttataagccaatataaacctataaataatctattgcagtattttttaccatggtttaaaacttttatcttattatagaatgaatatgacaaataatcgttttgtgtttgaatgcaggctcaatgaaaaagtacattcaaggaggagctcaagccaaaagttcagatcagccctccaccagcagttcaagagctcaagatcagttgtcagccatcaagtctgaaccttctacaacatcacccagccctgaccaggatcagaccgagcacagcccacagccagcacttctgaaggcagagtgagtcctgggtccgaaaaagcatctgaaaattacattggagaaacacatgtgccacaaccggtgcttgtgttgtgtggatccgttacatagttctaaataataacaatatggagttcctgtgttgagtatgttatgttatgtaaatatcaatcctactttttggaaataataagcagtttgtgcatacaagagaattaaagagactttaaggcgaagcgcttgcacatactgtgttattgtgggttttttttctgctggggggggggggggggcacgaagcctttgtgcttagggcaccaaaatagctagcaacggccctgcaagcggccaaaataagttttctccgaagagtggctgggctctcccttagacatagggtgagaagctcggtcattctggaggggctcggagtagacccgctgctcctccacatcgagaggagccagttgaggtagctcgggcatctggtcaggatggtgaggttttccgggcacgtccaacagggaggagacttaaaggtagacccaggacacggtggagggactatgtctctcacctggccagggaacgccttgggattcccccggaggagctggcccaagtggctggggacagggaagtctgggcctcttgccttaggctactgcccccacgacccgactccggataagcggatgaaaatggatggatggatacacatGTATATGTGTAAGCTGCAAATTTACAAATAAAGCAGCAAAGAGCTTAGCCTCCTTTAAATATTTAAGAGACTAAATGAGGAACCTTATTATTAACCCATAAGTTTAGCACTGATTACAAACACCTAAGCATGTCAAACATTTAAACACTTTAATCCCCTGTAATACTTCCATAATTATTTAATAATTATTTGACATTTGTTCCCCCaaattatttttaatcatttgcTTATTATtagtttcagtttttatttttgaaaaaaaaaaaaatgtaatcgCTAAAAAAAATTCTGGAAAATCTTcccctgctgttttcttctttatTTAATTCCAACTTTGACTATTTTACAATGAAAAAGACTCATAAACGAAAGACGTAAAGCTTACAGAACATGTGCACATGGCGCACTGGTCGCTGTGCTTGGAGGGGAAGAGGTCGTGCTTGGTGAAAGTCTGCCCGGGCTGATAAATACTCCCGTTATGCCTGCATGACTTGACGGAGGCCCTCAGCCCTGCGGGGATCCGGGACTCATCTGAGGAGGACAGACAGGAGAGAGGCCGTGACACGCGTCTCCTGGGGCGCAGAGGTGTTCGGGATCAAACCGTTTACCTGCGCATCTTGGACAGCATCGCTGAGGATCGGTCACTGGGTTTTCACACGACAGTGCCGGACACTTGATGGTGATGCATCTTACATGACCTGTCTAACAGAGGAAAACATCGGAGCTTTTATAATTTAAGGGCTGGACTTTCGGGAAATGCTTTCGGGTACCTCTGCGCACACGCAGCGCATGCAGAACATGAATCCAAACGGCTCCAGATAGGGGTGCCAGCTGTCTCCTGGGCTATAGGTTTTGTCTTTAAAAGTACAAACCACCCCACCTCCTGAGGAGCAAAATAAAGAAATTTACTACTAGACAGTTTCCGCATAACCAGCGGGAAAAGCTGCACAAAATCCGCGTTTCCCTTTTAGCTGTCAAGAGTTAAAAACAGCAAAGTTTCACGATGTTGCTCTGACTGCATGTTGGAAAATAAAACTACACAATAAAAATAGCCAAACTGGGGATTTTGATCTTGAGACATGCGCCAAAGTTGCGGCAGATTCCGAGTCAGACGCGCTTTCTCCGCTATTCTCCTCTGCGTGTTTAAATCCGGATGAAACAAGCATCAACCGTCTCCTCTTACCTCTCCGGGGTTTCAGCTCCACACATCCAGACCAAATGATGAAAAACAGCAAAATCACAGGCTTCATTTTTTACATGTGCGTGACTGAGTCTTCCATGCGCAATGAAATATGCGCTTCTgcaggcaaaaagaaaaaaaaaatacaggacAAGATGAAAACGGGAATATTTGTCTCAGTTAATCTATGGCGCCTTCTTCAGGTGAGAAATAGTGTTGACAGGAAGTGTGGGCAGACAGTGGTGCTCCAGGACACATGGCAGACCTTCAAATCGTTGTCAAATCCCAAGGAAACATCTCCACTCATTTTACAACATAACAGTTTATTCTCTTTTAATTTTCTAACGTttgtttgagcacaaaaaatgcacaTACAAAACTTCCTATAGAAATATTATACAATATTTCATTTGTCCCAATTTTTTACACGAATTTTATCCATCTCGTCAGCCCTAAGAAAAGATAATAAGAAatgtgtttctgagatttaacccctttattgccaggtttatgaTCAATACAAGAATTGTgaaaatatgaagaaaaaaaataaaatctattgttttgttttttatgttcAGATGACTtttttgggggggagggggggttaaAATGTCaatgccttggagtgtcacaaatagacataaatatattttttgctcactttataGTTTTGGTGTaatttcatattttctaaaaaaaaaagtcacgATTTTTTGGTGCACAAAAAAAATGCTGCCACAACACCTCCTCATAATATTTCATAACTCCCaatttttacatgaa from Nothobranchius furzeri strain GRZ-AD chromosome 10, NfurGRZ-RIMD1, whole genome shotgun sequence includes the following:
- the chrdl2 gene encoding chordin-like protein 2; translated protein: MKPVILLFFIIWSGCVELKPRRGGGVVCTFKDKTYSPGDSWHPYLEPFGFMFCMRCVCAETGHVRCITIKCPALSCENPVTDPQRCCPRCADESRIPAGLRASVKSCRHNGSIYQPGQTFTKHDLFPSKHSDQCAMCTCSGGNIFCALKTCQPITCSSPVPVPGTCCLVCKDQGTSGSSSAEDGNQQLNRGVRHSMDRCSAEQSQLRSDRTTPHRTKTSSRSLSLSRLNLQGASETTVKFLLQRKHQRVCLYNGKTYSHGDTWHPVLGKVLECILCTCTDGLQDCRRITCPDQYPCKHPIKLPGKCCKMCPESKADTNQTQCYSGYKNDLLVYKVESSLKADSSNTIRIIAVERQSTSEVEVQVWNIVEGVLQIMDIGDVQRKDITDHPENYKLLTTLSEDLWRNFKESESLSKVPQTTVCEDGIQEIVTFLNPKQTERLCSP